From the Osmerus eperlanus chromosome 21, fOsmEpe2.1, whole genome shotgun sequence genome, one window contains:
- the col18a1b gene encoding collagen alpha-1(XVIII) chain isoform X3: MHVVGRWSRFGLCTCFIFLIVTGTQSQRTEESGVSLLQLIGDPPPDEITRIYGPGGAPAYVFGPDAAVGQPALAHFSNPFYRHFSLLFHVMPDAAKPAVLFSITDHFQKFMYVGVKLSTVERGRQRLLFFYTEPDSDASYQAASFDLPPLVGTWTRFSLAVTDDQVSFYAGCDATPQVVKFERSPDDMELDGRAGVFVGQAGGADPDRFLGAIADLKVVGNPSAAERLCEDDDDSDAASGDYGSGAGDGSKTDQTKVSSSSPKPVPEPPLTSSKGAKVTETAGRNRQPSVGSRTPSPGPQGPSGGRGEKGDRGEKGSRGDQGSPGPKGDSGTSFSSGSGSLFKGGGERGEKGDRGIKGASGFGYPGNKGDRGSPGSPGPPGPPGPAAQVVRLGDGSVVQPIPGPQGPMGPPGVEGTQGPPGPEGEAGDPGEDGKTGPAGPRGFPGTPGIPGIKGPKGDRGEGHPGLRGPPGPPGPPGPATGDHPTFVDMEGSGLPDLERFRGSPGLPGPPGPPGGPCSSTGAPGTSGQVAFGPPGPSGQDGVPGRPGSPGPPGRPGAPGPRGERGESGIGLPGAVGAKGSQGSSGVEGTPGVGGRAGLPGPMGPVGPPGPPGPPGPPYRVGTHNMEGSSVVSGAQGVIGIPGPQGPPGVAGLPGRPGFPGISGEKGSEGPRGRDGTPGLDGFPGKWGEKGERGVKGDVGLPGRAGGPPGPPGSPGPPGEIIYRTSDNYDGVYSSGGQQAGVGVPGRAGFPGPAGPKGDRGEPGQPGYDSKGQKGEPGVIQDSNGIPRYLGGTAGERGESGPSGPVGPPGLPGTNGLKGEIGIPGRPGRPGLNGDRGEKGDSGSGTGYGYPGLPGPPGPPGPPGPAVSAEGRYGDISQYYPVSKGDKGDRGLPGIPGTPGLTSNFDIYTFKNEMKGETGMKGEKGETGGGGGYYDPRYGYSGGQGSPGPPGPMGESVIGPPGPQGPPGVPGRGYEGQPGIPGLPGPPGPPGSALPGAYRPLQTISIPGPPGPPGPPGNPGSTNGVTVLRSYDTMAATARRQAEGTLVYVLDQTDLYLRVRDGVRQIQLGGYIPLPPDQGNEVAAVEPPPVVHYAPDQPPHSGTHPSYGERATEGPLRQGEGQFPVLPDPRYHNPENPETGYPSQPDPRHPSHADPRYPSPTDPRYPSYSDRYHTDSRQPAQPAQPESPHYPPRYPVTPPKRRPEPQTPIHDHTAGQALHLIALNAPQTGTMRGIRGADFLCFNQARAIGMKGTFRAFLSSRLQDIHSIVRVSDRDRIPIVNLKDEVLFDSWEAIFSDVGVKDNVPIYSFDGRDILKDNAWPEKMLWHGSTSGGRHQVDNYCEAWRVGEQALTGMASSLWDGGHLLQQSPSSCASSYAVLCIENSYTGPSKR, encoded by the exons AGGAGAGCGGCGTGTCGCTGCTTCAGCTGATTGGCGACCCGCCCCCTGATGAGATCACCAGGATCTATGGCCCAGGTGGTGCCCCGGCATATGTGTTCGGCCCCGACGCTGCGGTGGGCCAACCCGCCTTGGCCCACTTCTCCAACCCCTTCTACCGCCACTTCTCGCTGCTCTTCCACGTGATGCCCGACGCCGCCAAGCCCGCCGTGTTGTTCTCCATCACAGACCATTTCCAGAAGTTCATGTATGTGGGCGTGAAGCTAAGCACCGTGGAGAGGGGCAGGCAGAGGCTGCTGTTCTTCTACACCGAGCCTGACTCTGACGCCTCGTACCAGGCTGCCAGCTTCGACCTGCCCCCCCTGGTGGGCACCTGGACCCGGTTCTCACTGGCTGTTACTGACGACCAA GTGTCTTTCTACGCGGGCTGTGATGCGACACCCCAGGTGGTGAAGTTTGAGCGCTCACCTGACGACATGGAGCTGGACGGGAGGGCAGGCGTCTTTGTGGGTCAGGCTGGCGGGGCCGACCCTGACAGGTTCCTG GGAGCAATAGCTGACCTGAAAGTTGTGGGGAACCCTTCAGCAGCTGAAAGACTCTGTGAAGACGACGACGATTCTGACGCT GCCTCTGGAGACTATGGTAGTGGAGCAGGAGATGGATCAAAGACTGACCAAACAAAG gtctcttcctcatcccccaAGCCTGTCCCAGAGCCCCCTCTGACATCATCAAAGGGAGCCAAGGTCACAGAGACAG CTGGCAGGAACCGTCAGCCTTCAGTAGGGTCCAgaaccccctccccaggtccccaAG GCCCctctggtgggaggggggagaagggggacagaggagagaagggaagcaGAGGGGACCAGGGCTCCCCGGGGCCGAAGGGTGACTCAGGGACAAGTTTCAGCTCTGGATCTGGCTCCTTAttcaagggaggaggagaacgaggagaGAAG ggagacagaggcatTAAG GGAGCCTCAGGGTTTGGATACCCTGGAAACAAGGGTGATCGTGGCTCCCCAGGttcccccggcccccctgggccccctggCCCAGCCGCCCAGGTagtgaggctgggggatgggTCAGTGGTTCAGCCGATACCCGGGCCCCAAGGGCCGATGGGACCGCCAGGGGTGGAGGGAACACAAGGACCGCCTGGACCAGAGGGAGAAGCA GGTGACCCAGGAGAAGATGGGAAAACA ggCCCAGCTGGACCGAGAGGTTTCCCAGGAACACCAGGAATCCCTGGAATCAAAGGACCCAAG GGAGATCGTGGGGAGGGTCACCCAGGCCTCCGCGGGCCCCCCGGTCCACCTGGCCCCCCAGGACCCGCCACAGGAGATCACCCT ACGTTTGTGGACATGGAAGGTTCTGGGTTACCTGATCTGGAGAGGTTTAGG GGTTCTCCTGGTCttcctggcccccctggccccccaggcGGACCGTGTTCAAGCACAGGTGCCCCGGGAACCAGTGGACAGGTTGCCTTTGGCCCCCCCGGTCCATCGGGACAGGATGGGGTCCCAGGGAGACCG GGTTCCCCAGGGCCACCAGGTAGACCAGGTGCTCCTGgaccaagaggagagagg GGAGAGTCTGGTATTGGCCTACCAGGGGCGGTGGGAGCGAAG GGTTCTCAGGGCAGTTCTGGTGTGGAAGGTACCCCAGGGGTGGGGGGCCGAGCTGGGCTACCTGGACCTATGGGGCCTGTTGGACCTCCAGGGCCCCCGGGACCCCCTGGACCACCTTACCGTGTGGGCACT CACAACATGGAAGGTTCCAGTGTGGTCAGTGGTGCTCAAGGAGTGATCGGAATACCAGGACCCCAG GGTCCGCCTGGTGTTGCTGGTCTGCCG GGAAGACCTGGATTCCCAGGGATTTCAGGGGAGAAGGGAAGTGAAGGACCGAGAGGCCGGGATGGGACTCCTGGATTAGATGGATTCCCAGGAAAATGG GgcgaaaagggagaaagaggagtgaaAGGGGATGTG GGTTTGCCTGGACGGGCGGGAGGACCTCCCGGGCCCCCTGGctcccctggccccccaggAGAGATCATCTACAGAACCTCAGACAAT TACGATGGAGTATATTCCAGTGGAGGACAGCAG gctggagtTGGTGTCCCTGGTAGAGCAGGTTTCCCA GGGCCCGCGGGACccaagggagacagaggggagccGGGACAGCCTGGCTATGATTCTAAG GGCCAGAAGGGGGAGCCTGGTGTAATCCAGGACAGTAATGGAATACCCCGCTATCTCGGGGGAACCGCAGGAGAACGG ggagagagTGGCCCCTCTGGACCTGTAGGACCTCCT GGTTTGCCTGGTACTAATGGACTAAAGGGAGAGATAGGAATTCCTGGTCGACCA GGTCGTCCGGGACTCAATggtgacaggggagagaaaggcgACTCAGGTTCTGGTACAGGATACGGTTACCCA GGTCTTCCTGGCCCCCCaggtccccctggcccccctggccctgctgtgtcTGCGGAGGGG AGGTATGGTGATATTTCACAGTATTATCCGG TCTCTAAAGGAGACAAAGGAGACAGAGGACTTCCAGGAATACCTGGGAcaccag GGCTTACCTCCAACTTTGACATCTACACCTTCAAG AACGAaatgaagggggagacaggcatgaagggggagaagggggagacaggcgggggagggggctaCTATGACCCTCGCTATGGCTACAGTGGAGGACAGGGATCTCCAGGACCACCG GGCCCCATGGGGGAGTCAGTCATCGGGCCTCCAGGCCCCCAGGGCCCTCCAGGTGTCCCAGGGAGAGGCTATGAAGGGCAGCCTGGGATCCCTGGACTACCTGGACCCCCAGGTCCTCCAGGATCAGCTCTGCCTGGGGCCTACAGACCCTTACAGA CCATTAGTATCCCAGGTCCCCCAGGGCCTCCTGGCCCACCTGGGAACCCTGGCTCCACTAATGGG GTGACAGTGCTGCGTTCGTATGACACCATGGCAGCCACGGCCAGAAGGCAGGCGGAAGGGACCCTGGTATACGTTCTGGACCAGACCGATCTCTACCTCAGGGTCAGGGACGGTGTCAGGCAAatacag CTTGGAGGCTACATCCCTCTGCCCCCTGATCAG GGTAACGAGGTAGCTGCTGTGGAGCCCCCCCCTGTGGTCCACTACGCCCCAGACCAGCCCCCACACTCTGGGACACACCCCTCCTACGGTGAACGGGCCACTGAGGGACCcctcagacagggagagggccaGTTCCCGGTGCTACCCGACCCACGGTACCACAACCCAGAAAACCCAGAGACAGGATACCCATCCCAACCAGACCCAAGGCACCCCTCCCATGCAGACCCCAGGTACCCCTCCCCCACTGACCCACGCTATCCTAGCTACTCGGACCGGTACCATACGGACAGCAGGCAGCCAGCCCAACCTGCTCAGCCCGAATCCCCCCACTACCCTCCACGCTACCCAGTGACACCCCCAAAGAGACGCCCCGAGCCCCAGACCCCCATCCACGACCACACCGCTGGGCAGGCA CTTCATCTTATTGCCCTAAATGCCCCCCAAACGGGTACCATGAGGGGCATTCGTGGGGCAGACTTCCTGTGCTTCAACCAGGCACGGGCAATAGGCATGAAAGGAACGTTCCGGGCTTTCCTGTCATCCAGATTGCAGGACATACACAGCATTGTCCGTGTGTCGGACCGCGACCGCATACCCATTGTGAACCTCAAG GACGAGGTGCTGTTTGACAGCTGGGAGGCCATCTTCAGTGATGTGGGAGTGAAAGACAATGTGCCCATCTACTCCTTCGATGGCAGGGACATCCTCAAGGACAACGCCTG GCCTGAGAAGATGCTGTGGCACGGCTCGACCAGCGGGGGTCGCCACCAGGTGGACAACTACTGCGAGGCGTGGCGCGTGGGCGAGCAGGCTCTGACGGGTATGGCCTCCTCGCTGTGGGACGGCGGCCATCTTCTCCAGCAGAGCCCCAGCAGCTGCGCCAGCTCCTACGCCGTGCTCTGCATTGAGAATAGCTACACCGGGCCCTCCAAGAGATAG
- the col18a1b gene encoding collagen alpha-1(XVIII) chain isoform X1: protein MHVVGRWSRFGLCTCFIFLIVTGTQSQRTEESGVSLLQLIGDPPPDEITRIYGPGGAPAYVFGPDAAVGQPALAHFSNPFYRHFSLLFHVMPDAAKPAVLFSITDHFQKFMYVGVKLSTVERGRQRLLFFYTEPDSDASYQAASFDLPPLVGTWTRFSLAVTDDQVSFYAGCDATPQVVKFERSPDDMELDGRAGVFVGQAGGADPDRFLGAIADLKVVGNPSAAERLCEDDDDSDAASGDYGSGAGDGSKTDQTKVSSSSPKPVPEPPLTSSKGAKVTETAGRNRQPSVGSRTPSPGPQGPSGGRGEKGDRGEKGSRGDQGSPGPKGDSGTSFSSGSGSLFKGGGERGEKGDRGIKGASGFGYPGNKGDRGSPGSPGPPGPPGPAAQVVRLGDGSVVQPIPGPQGPMGPPGVEGTQGPPGPEGEAGDPGEDGKTGPAGPRGFPGTPGIPGIKGPKGDRGEGHPGLRGPPGPPGPPGPATGDHPTFVDMEGSGLPDLERFRGSPGLPGPPGPPGGPCSSTGAPGTSGQVAFGPPGPSGQDGVPGRPGSPGPPGRPGAPGPRGERGESGIGLPGAVGAKQSSYSTSDFFSGLVSYFSPSSSSGDGYQGSQGSSGVEGTPGVGGRAGLPGPMGPVGPPGPPGPPGPPYRVGTHNMEGSSVVSGAQGVIGIPGPQGPPGVAGLPGRPGFPGISGEKGSEGPRGRDGTPGLDGFPGKWGEKGERGVKGDVGLPGRAGGPPGPPGSPGPPGEIIYRTSDNYDGVYSSGGQQAGVGVPGRAGFPGPAGPKGDRGEPGQPGYDSKGQKGEPGVIQDSNGIPRYLGGTAGERGESGPSGPVGPPGLPGTNGLKGEIGIPGRPGRPGLNGDRGEKGDSGSGTGYGYPGLPGPPGPPGPPGPAVSAEGRYGDISQYYPVSKGDKGDRGLPGIPGTPGLTSNFDIYTFKNEMKGETGMKGEKGETGGGGGYYDPRYGYSGGQGSPGPPGPMGESVIGPPGPQGPPGVPGRGYEGQPGIPGLPGPPGPPGSALPGAYRPLQTISIPGPPGPPGPPGNPGSTNGVTVLRSYDTMAATARRQAEGTLVYVLDQTDLYLRVRDGVRQIQLGGYIPLPPDQGNEVAAVEPPPVVHYAPDQPPHSGTHPSYGERATEGPLRQGEGQFPVLPDPRYHNPENPETGYPSQPDPRHPSHADPRYPSPTDPRYPSYSDRYHTDSRQPAQPAQPESPHYPPRYPVTPPKRRPEPQTPIHDHTAGQALHLIALNAPQTGTMRGIRGADFLCFNQARAIGMKGTFRAFLSSRLQDIHSIVRVSDRDRIPIVNLKDEVLFDSWEAIFSDVGVKDNVPIYSFDGRDILKDNAWPEKMLWHGSTSGGRHQVDNYCEAWRVGEQALTGMASSLWDGGHLLQQSPSSCASSYAVLCIENSYTGPSKR, encoded by the exons AGGAGAGCGGCGTGTCGCTGCTTCAGCTGATTGGCGACCCGCCCCCTGATGAGATCACCAGGATCTATGGCCCAGGTGGTGCCCCGGCATATGTGTTCGGCCCCGACGCTGCGGTGGGCCAACCCGCCTTGGCCCACTTCTCCAACCCCTTCTACCGCCACTTCTCGCTGCTCTTCCACGTGATGCCCGACGCCGCCAAGCCCGCCGTGTTGTTCTCCATCACAGACCATTTCCAGAAGTTCATGTATGTGGGCGTGAAGCTAAGCACCGTGGAGAGGGGCAGGCAGAGGCTGCTGTTCTTCTACACCGAGCCTGACTCTGACGCCTCGTACCAGGCTGCCAGCTTCGACCTGCCCCCCCTGGTGGGCACCTGGACCCGGTTCTCACTGGCTGTTACTGACGACCAA GTGTCTTTCTACGCGGGCTGTGATGCGACACCCCAGGTGGTGAAGTTTGAGCGCTCACCTGACGACATGGAGCTGGACGGGAGGGCAGGCGTCTTTGTGGGTCAGGCTGGCGGGGCCGACCCTGACAGGTTCCTG GGAGCAATAGCTGACCTGAAAGTTGTGGGGAACCCTTCAGCAGCTGAAAGACTCTGTGAAGACGACGACGATTCTGACGCT GCCTCTGGAGACTATGGTAGTGGAGCAGGAGATGGATCAAAGACTGACCAAACAAAG gtctcttcctcatcccccaAGCCTGTCCCAGAGCCCCCTCTGACATCATCAAAGGGAGCCAAGGTCACAGAGACAG CTGGCAGGAACCGTCAGCCTTCAGTAGGGTCCAgaaccccctccccaggtccccaAG GCCCctctggtgggaggggggagaagggggacagaggagagaagggaagcaGAGGGGACCAGGGCTCCCCGGGGCCGAAGGGTGACTCAGGGACAAGTTTCAGCTCTGGATCTGGCTCCTTAttcaagggaggaggagaacgaggagaGAAG ggagacagaggcatTAAG GGAGCCTCAGGGTTTGGATACCCTGGAAACAAGGGTGATCGTGGCTCCCCAGGttcccccggcccccctgggccccctggCCCAGCCGCCCAGGTagtgaggctgggggatgggTCAGTGGTTCAGCCGATACCCGGGCCCCAAGGGCCGATGGGACCGCCAGGGGTGGAGGGAACACAAGGACCGCCTGGACCAGAGGGAGAAGCA GGTGACCCAGGAGAAGATGGGAAAACA ggCCCAGCTGGACCGAGAGGTTTCCCAGGAACACCAGGAATCCCTGGAATCAAAGGACCCAAG GGAGATCGTGGGGAGGGTCACCCAGGCCTCCGCGGGCCCCCCGGTCCACCTGGCCCCCCAGGACCCGCCACAGGAGATCACCCT ACGTTTGTGGACATGGAAGGTTCTGGGTTACCTGATCTGGAGAGGTTTAGG GGTTCTCCTGGTCttcctggcccccctggccccccaggcGGACCGTGTTCAAGCACAGGTGCCCCGGGAACCAGTGGACAGGTTGCCTTTGGCCCCCCCGGTCCATCGGGACAGGATGGGGTCCCAGGGAGACCG GGTTCCCCAGGGCCACCAGGTAGACCAGGTGCTCCTGgaccaagaggagagagg GGAGAGTCTGGTATTGGCCTACCAGGGGCGGTGGGAGCGAAG CAAAGCTCCTACTCTACCAGCGACTTTTTCTCCGGTTTGGTGTCTTACTTtagcccctcctcatcctccggTGATGGGTACCAG GGTTCTCAGGGCAGTTCTGGTGTGGAAGGTACCCCAGGGGTGGGGGGCCGAGCTGGGCTACCTGGACCTATGGGGCCTGTTGGACCTCCAGGGCCCCCGGGACCCCCTGGACCACCTTACCGTGTGGGCACT CACAACATGGAAGGTTCCAGTGTGGTCAGTGGTGCTCAAGGAGTGATCGGAATACCAGGACCCCAG GGTCCGCCTGGTGTTGCTGGTCTGCCG GGAAGACCTGGATTCCCAGGGATTTCAGGGGAGAAGGGAAGTGAAGGACCGAGAGGCCGGGATGGGACTCCTGGATTAGATGGATTCCCAGGAAAATGG GgcgaaaagggagaaagaggagtgaaAGGGGATGTG GGTTTGCCTGGACGGGCGGGAGGACCTCCCGGGCCCCCTGGctcccctggccccccaggAGAGATCATCTACAGAACCTCAGACAAT TACGATGGAGTATATTCCAGTGGAGGACAGCAG gctggagtTGGTGTCCCTGGTAGAGCAGGTTTCCCA GGGCCCGCGGGACccaagggagacagaggggagccGGGACAGCCTGGCTATGATTCTAAG GGCCAGAAGGGGGAGCCTGGTGTAATCCAGGACAGTAATGGAATACCCCGCTATCTCGGGGGAACCGCAGGAGAACGG ggagagagTGGCCCCTCTGGACCTGTAGGACCTCCT GGTTTGCCTGGTACTAATGGACTAAAGGGAGAGATAGGAATTCCTGGTCGACCA GGTCGTCCGGGACTCAATggtgacaggggagagaaaggcgACTCAGGTTCTGGTACAGGATACGGTTACCCA GGTCTTCCTGGCCCCCCaggtccccctggcccccctggccctgctgtgtcTGCGGAGGGG AGGTATGGTGATATTTCACAGTATTATCCGG TCTCTAAAGGAGACAAAGGAGACAGAGGACTTCCAGGAATACCTGGGAcaccag GGCTTACCTCCAACTTTGACATCTACACCTTCAAG AACGAaatgaagggggagacaggcatgaagggggagaagggggagacaggcgggggagggggctaCTATGACCCTCGCTATGGCTACAGTGGAGGACAGGGATCTCCAGGACCACCG GGCCCCATGGGGGAGTCAGTCATCGGGCCTCCAGGCCCCCAGGGCCCTCCAGGTGTCCCAGGGAGAGGCTATGAAGGGCAGCCTGGGATCCCTGGACTACCTGGACCCCCAGGTCCTCCAGGATCAGCTCTGCCTGGGGCCTACAGACCCTTACAGA CCATTAGTATCCCAGGTCCCCCAGGGCCTCCTGGCCCACCTGGGAACCCTGGCTCCACTAATGGG GTGACAGTGCTGCGTTCGTATGACACCATGGCAGCCACGGCCAGAAGGCAGGCGGAAGGGACCCTGGTATACGTTCTGGACCAGACCGATCTCTACCTCAGGGTCAGGGACGGTGTCAGGCAAatacag CTTGGAGGCTACATCCCTCTGCCCCCTGATCAG GGTAACGAGGTAGCTGCTGTGGAGCCCCCCCCTGTGGTCCACTACGCCCCAGACCAGCCCCCACACTCTGGGACACACCCCTCCTACGGTGAACGGGCCACTGAGGGACCcctcagacagggagagggccaGTTCCCGGTGCTACCCGACCCACGGTACCACAACCCAGAAAACCCAGAGACAGGATACCCATCCCAACCAGACCCAAGGCACCCCTCCCATGCAGACCCCAGGTACCCCTCCCCCACTGACCCACGCTATCCTAGCTACTCGGACCGGTACCATACGGACAGCAGGCAGCCAGCCCAACCTGCTCAGCCCGAATCCCCCCACTACCCTCCACGCTACCCAGTGACACCCCCAAAGAGACGCCCCGAGCCCCAGACCCCCATCCACGACCACACCGCTGGGCAGGCA CTTCATCTTATTGCCCTAAATGCCCCCCAAACGGGTACCATGAGGGGCATTCGTGGGGCAGACTTCCTGTGCTTCAACCAGGCACGGGCAATAGGCATGAAAGGAACGTTCCGGGCTTTCCTGTCATCCAGATTGCAGGACATACACAGCATTGTCCGTGTGTCGGACCGCGACCGCATACCCATTGTGAACCTCAAG GACGAGGTGCTGTTTGACAGCTGGGAGGCCATCTTCAGTGATGTGGGAGTGAAAGACAATGTGCCCATCTACTCCTTCGATGGCAGGGACATCCTCAAGGACAACGCCTG GCCTGAGAAGATGCTGTGGCACGGCTCGACCAGCGGGGGTCGCCACCAGGTGGACAACTACTGCGAGGCGTGGCGCGTGGGCGAGCAGGCTCTGACGGGTATGGCCTCCTCGCTGTGGGACGGCGGCCATCTTCTCCAGCAGAGCCCCAGCAGCTGCGCCAGCTCCTACGCCGTGCTCTGCATTGAGAATAGCTACACCGGGCCCTCCAAGAGATAG